A stretch of the Bacillus licheniformis DSM 13 = ATCC 14580 genome encodes the following:
- a CDS encoding carbamoyl phosphate synthase small subunit, producing MEGYLVLEDGTSFSGELDGLDGCTGEVVFFTGMTGYQEVLTDPSYKGQIIVFTYPLIGNYGINGSDAESKQPQVRGVVVYEACDRFSHHQATESLREYLAKWDVPLLSHVDTRAVVQHIRAKGTLNARLTKQKDDIPAPRQLENYAAQVSGQNENGAFGEGNTHIALIDFGYKKSIASSLANRGCKVTVVPYQEMDGIAKLNPDGIVLSNGPGDPKAILPYMDALRGIISSYPTLGICLGHQLIALAFGSDTYKLPFGHRGANHPVMDKETGRVFMTSQNHSYVVDRDTISENEFSVRFHHVNDGSVEGLMHKTLPVLSVQFHPEAHPGPAESEWIFGEYLQKLNEARREIAHA from the coding sequence ATGGAAGGATATTTAGTTCTTGAAGATGGTACATCCTTCAGCGGAGAACTGGACGGTCTTGACGGCTGCACCGGTGAAGTCGTCTTTTTTACGGGCATGACCGGTTATCAGGAGGTTTTGACAGATCCTTCATATAAAGGCCAGATTATTGTCTTTACGTATCCGCTGATTGGCAACTATGGAATTAATGGAAGCGATGCTGAAAGCAAACAGCCTCAGGTGAGAGGGGTCGTCGTCTATGAAGCGTGCGACAGATTTTCCCACCATCAGGCGACAGAAAGCCTTCGGGAATACTTGGCGAAGTGGGATGTTCCGCTTTTGTCGCACGTGGACACAAGAGCGGTTGTTCAGCATATCAGGGCAAAAGGGACGCTGAATGCGAGGCTGACGAAACAAAAGGACGACATCCCGGCTCCGCGCCAGCTGGAAAACTATGCGGCACAGGTTTCCGGACAAAACGAAAACGGCGCTTTTGGGGAAGGCAATACGCATATTGCGCTGATCGATTTCGGCTATAAAAAGTCGATCGCTTCATCGCTAGCAAACCGGGGCTGCAAAGTGACGGTCGTTCCCTATCAAGAGATGGACGGCATTGCGAAGCTGAATCCGGACGGAATCGTCCTTTCAAACGGGCCGGGCGATCCGAAAGCGATCCTTCCATATATGGATGCACTCCGGGGTATCATTTCTTCCTATCCGACGCTCGGCATCTGCCTCGGGCACCAGCTGATCGCGCTCGCATTCGGAAGCGACACGTATAAGCTTCCGTTCGGCCACAGGGGAGCCAATCATCCGGTCATGGACAAAGAGACCGGACGCGTGTTCATGACAAGCCAAAATCACAGCTATGTCGTCGATCGGGACACCATCAGCGAAAATGAATTTTCCGTCAGGTTTCATCATGTCAACGACGGTTCAGTAGAAGGGCTGATGCATAAAACACTGCCTGTCCTATCCGTTCAGTTTCATCCGGAAGCCCATCCGGGACCGGCTGAAAGCGAATGGATATTCGGAGAATATTTGCAGAAATTGAACGAAGCAAGGAGAGAGATCGCCCATGCCTAA
- a CDS encoding carbamoyl phosphate synthase large subunit produces MPKDQTIKSILVIGSGPIIIGQAAEFDYSGTQGCMALKSEGYRVILVNSNPATIMTDESFADEIYFEPLTVESLTQIIKREKPDGLLANLGGQTALNLAVELEKAGILKAYGVKLLGTSVDTIEKGEDREKFRALMKELNEPVPDSEIVDNQDDALRFALSIGFPIIVRPAYTLGGKGGGIAATKEEFLPLIESALLASPIHQCLVEKSIAGFKEIEYEVMRDSNNTCITVCNMENIDPVGVHTGDSIVVAPSQTLTDADYQMLRSASLKIISALDVVGGCNIQFALDPESKNYYVIEVNPRVSRSSALASKATGYPIAKMAAKLAVGYTLAELKNPLTDSTYASFEPALDYVVVKFPRWPFDKFKQADRKLGTKMKATGEVMAIDRNLEAALQKAVASLELKTSGTHLPELGGVSSEVLWKLLETPDDRRFFAVMELLSRGTSISEIHEKTKIDDYFLHVFSNIIQLENTLMEQGDSLSVSLLKKVKEKGFTDFTIASLTGKTEEEVRALRKKMGIAASFKIVDTCAAEFDAKTNYFYSTYFGKSDGDISQKTKKRALIIGSGPIRIGQGVEFDYSAVHGVMTLKSLGFETIMLNNNPETVSTDYEMADRLYFEPITPEHILNVAEAEDIDFAIVQFGGQSAINVAQAIEKAGITLLGTSSETLDILEDRDQFYQLLDELGISHAKGETASSKAEAVKKANEIGYPVLIRPSYVIGGMGMMIVHSEAELRELLGGASQMPYPILIDQYVSGKEFEIDLVSDGGDLYIPTYIEHIEKAGVHSGDSYAILPGPSVTPEMKSAARDAAAKIVRKLGFKGIMNIQFIADSDELLILEVNPRASRTVPVVSKVMGVPMIPLAAKLLAGSSLKELKPAAKNSRGVAVKFPVFSSHAIQDVDLKLGPEMKSTGEGMYVGFNPESALKKIFAGIWQTKGCIYMEGAGELRSLAEQAGFTVQSDDFPGWIKRKDKALHIHLAESKEARKQRIEAVTHGVAVMTEEETVRAFLTSGHGTTKAVSLKDLYKKEVETCLL; encoded by the coding sequence ATGCCTAAAGACCAAACCATCAAAAGCATTCTCGTTATCGGATCGGGGCCGATTATCATCGGGCAGGCCGCTGAATTCGACTACTCAGGAACCCAAGGCTGCATGGCGCTGAAAAGCGAAGGCTACCGGGTGATTCTCGTCAACAGCAACCCGGCGACAATCATGACCGATGAATCTTTTGCAGATGAAATCTATTTTGAGCCGTTGACAGTGGAAAGCCTCACACAAATCATCAAGCGCGAAAAACCGGATGGACTGCTCGCCAATCTGGGCGGACAGACAGCGCTGAATTTGGCTGTCGAGCTTGAAAAGGCCGGCATTCTGAAAGCGTACGGGGTGAAGCTGCTTGGAACATCTGTCGATACGATCGAAAAGGGTGAAGACAGAGAAAAGTTCCGCGCCTTGATGAAAGAGCTGAATGAACCTGTGCCGGATTCAGAAATCGTTGACAATCAGGATGATGCGCTTCGTTTTGCGCTCTCAATCGGTTTTCCGATTATCGTGCGGCCGGCCTATACACTGGGCGGAAAAGGAGGCGGCATCGCGGCGACAAAAGAGGAGTTTCTGCCTTTAATCGAAAGCGCCCTCCTCGCAAGTCCGATCCATCAATGCCTTGTCGAAAAAAGCATTGCCGGTTTTAAAGAAATCGAATACGAAGTCATGCGGGACAGTAACAATACATGCATCACCGTCTGCAATATGGAAAACATCGATCCTGTCGGCGTCCATACGGGAGATTCGATCGTTGTCGCCCCGTCGCAGACATTAACGGATGCGGATTATCAAATGCTGCGTTCTGCCAGCTTAAAAATCATTTCCGCGCTCGATGTCGTCGGCGGCTGCAACATTCAATTCGCCTTGGACCCGGAGAGCAAAAACTATTATGTCATCGAGGTCAATCCGAGAGTAAGCCGTTCATCAGCCCTCGCCTCAAAAGCAACCGGCTATCCGATCGCAAAAATGGCGGCAAAACTGGCTGTCGGCTACACGCTTGCCGAGCTGAAAAATCCGCTCACAGATTCGACCTATGCAAGCTTCGAGCCTGCGCTTGACTATGTCGTCGTCAAATTTCCGCGCTGGCCGTTCGACAAATTCAAACAAGCCGACCGCAAGCTCGGCACGAAAATGAAAGCGACAGGGGAAGTCATGGCGATTGACCGCAATCTTGAAGCGGCCCTGCAAAAAGCGGTCGCCTCCCTTGAGCTGAAAACATCAGGAACACATTTGCCCGAACTTGGCGGCGTATCTTCTGAAGTGCTGTGGAAGCTGCTTGAGACCCCTGATGACCGCCGTTTCTTTGCGGTTATGGAACTGCTGAGCAGGGGGACTTCCATCAGCGAAATACACGAGAAAACGAAAATCGATGATTATTTCCTTCATGTGTTTTCTAACATCATTCAGCTGGAAAACACGCTGATGGAGCAGGGAGACTCGTTGTCCGTCAGCCTTTTGAAAAAGGTGAAAGAAAAGGGATTTACCGACTTTACGATCGCTTCCCTCACCGGAAAGACAGAAGAAGAAGTGCGCGCGCTTCGCAAGAAAATGGGCATTGCCGCATCCTTTAAAATCGTCGATACATGCGCGGCTGAATTTGATGCGAAGACAAACTATTTTTACTCAACGTACTTCGGGAAAAGCGACGGAGACATCTCTCAAAAAACGAAAAAGCGGGCCTTGATCATCGGTTCCGGCCCGATTCGGATCGGCCAGGGGGTCGAGTTTGACTACAGCGCCGTGCACGGCGTCATGACGCTGAAAAGCCTCGGATTTGAAACGATCATGCTGAACAACAATCCGGAAACCGTCAGCACGGATTATGAAATGGCGGACCGCCTGTACTTTGAACCGATTACACCCGAGCATATTCTCAATGTCGCTGAAGCGGAAGACATCGACTTTGCGATTGTGCAATTCGGCGGCCAATCCGCCATCAATGTAGCGCAAGCGATTGAAAAAGCGGGCATCACCCTGCTTGGGACATCATCGGAAACCCTTGACATACTTGAAGACCGCGATCAATTTTATCAGCTGCTTGACGAGCTCGGCATCTCCCATGCCAAAGGAGAAACGGCTTCATCAAAAGCGGAAGCGGTGAAAAAAGCGAACGAAATCGGCTATCCTGTGTTGATCAGGCCGTCATACGTGATCGGCGGAATGGGCATGATGATCGTTCACTCAGAAGCGGAGCTCAGAGAGCTGCTGGGCGGGGCATCGCAAATGCCTTACCCGATTCTGATCGATCAATACGTATCAGGAAAAGAGTTTGAAATCGACCTTGTCAGCGATGGCGGCGATCTCTACATCCCGACTTATATCGAGCATATTGAAAAAGCGGGCGTGCATTCAGGTGACAGCTACGCGATTTTGCCGGGGCCTTCGGTTACTCCGGAGATGAAAAGCGCCGCTCGGGATGCTGCCGCAAAAATCGTCCGCAAGCTCGGATTTAAAGGCATTATGAACATTCAATTTATAGCGGATTCGGATGAGCTGCTCATCCTTGAAGTCAATCCGAGGGCGAGCCGGACGGTTCCGGTTGTCAGCAAGGTGATGGGAGTTCCGATGATCCCGCTTGCGGCGAAACTGTTAGCCGGTTCGTCACTCAAAGAACTGAAGCCCGCCGCCAAAAATTCACGCGGCGTTGCCGTGAAGTTTCCGGTCTTTTCATCGCACGCCATTCAAGATGTCGATTTGAAGCTTGGGCCGGAAATGAAATCGACCGGTGAAGGCATGTATGTCGGCTTCAATCCGGAAAGCGCCCTGAAGAAAATCTTTGCAGGAATCTGGCAAACGAAAGGCTGCATTTACATGGAAGGAGCCGGCGAGCTCCGTTCTCTCGCAGAACAGGCGGGCTTCACCGTACAGTCGGACGATTTTCCGGGCTGGATCAAACGGAAGGACAAAGCGCTGCACATCCATTTAGCCGAGTCAAAAGAGGCGAGAAAGCAGAGGATAGAAGCCGTCACTCACGGCGTGGCGGTGATGACGGAAGAAGAGACGGTGCGGGCATTTTTGACGAGCGGGCATGGAACGACTAAAGCCGTGTCGCTTAAAGATTTATATAAAAAGGAAGTGGAGACATGTCTACTGTAA
- the argF gene encoding ornithine carbamoyltransferase has translation MSTVNIGATREINLSGKDFLSLKDFSKEEIVYLLKEAAAMKRNKIQDIFKGKTLAMIFEKSSTRTRVSFEAGMAQLGGNALFLSSKDMQLGRGETIADTAKVLSRYVDAIMIRTFEHEKVEELAKHAEIPVINGLTDLFHPCQALSDLLTIQEMKGTLKGLKAVYVGDGNNVAHSLLIGCAKVGCDITVASPKGYEPNQDVVKLAETFAEESGAAVTITNDPVSAVQQADVIYSDVFTSMGQEEEAEERMKIFAPYQVNGTLVSHAKPDYIFLHCLPAHREEEVTAEIIDGPNSAVFQQAENRLHVQKALLKALLS, from the coding sequence ATGTCTACTGTAAACATCGGGGCGACCCGGGAGATCAATCTGTCAGGCAAGGATTTCTTAAGCCTGAAAGACTTTTCAAAAGAGGAGATCGTCTATTTGCTGAAAGAGGCAGCGGCAATGAAGCGAAATAAAATTCAAGACATCTTTAAAGGAAAAACATTGGCGATGATCTTTGAAAAATCGTCGACGAGAACGCGCGTATCGTTTGAAGCCGGAATGGCGCAGCTCGGCGGAAACGCCCTGTTTTTAAGCAGTAAAGACATGCAGCTGGGCAGAGGGGAAACGATCGCAGATACCGCGAAAGTGCTTTCGCGATATGTGGACGCGATTATGATCCGCACATTCGAACACGAAAAAGTCGAAGAGCTTGCCAAGCACGCCGAGATTCCCGTGATCAACGGATTGACCGATCTTTTTCATCCGTGTCAAGCGCTTAGTGACCTATTAACGATTCAAGAGATGAAAGGAACATTAAAAGGGCTGAAAGCCGTTTATGTTGGCGACGGAAACAATGTCGCGCATTCGCTGTTAATCGGCTGCGCGAAAGTGGGATGCGACATTACGGTGGCTTCACCCAAAGGGTATGAGCCGAATCAGGACGTGGTGAAACTGGCCGAGACATTCGCCGAAGAATCCGGTGCGGCCGTCACGATCACAAATGATCCCGTGTCAGCCGTTCAACAAGCGGATGTCATCTATTCTGATGTTTTTACAAGCATGGGACAGGAGGAGGAAGCCGAAGAACGGATGAAGATTTTTGCTCCTTACCAAGTCAACGGAACGCTTGTCTCCCATGCCAAGCCTGATTACATCTTTCTGCACTGCCTTCCTGCCCACCGGGAGGAAGAGGTCACCGCAGAGATCATTGACGGTCCGAATTCAGCGGTATTTCAGCAGGCTGAAAACCGCCTGCACGTCCAAAAAGCTTTATTAAAAGCACTGTTATCTTAA